GTCTGACCGGGCCCTCCCCACACGCCACACACCCGCCGGGCGGCTACGCCGCCGTCGCGAGCTCCCGCTCCCGCGGCACGAACTGCACGTGCCGGCGGCCGCGGCGGAGGTCCACCTTCAGCCGGAGGTTCGCCGCGCGCGCCAGCATCAGGCCGACACCGGCCGCGGCGAGGGCGCAGACGAGACCGCCGACGGCCATGCTGATCCGCACGCCGTACGCGTCGGCGAGCCAGCCGAAGAGCGGGCCGCCGAGCGGCGTACCGCCGGTGAAGACCATCATGAACAGCGACATGACACGGCCCCGCATCTCCGGGTCCGTGGCCATCTGGACCGAGGAGTTGGCGGTGACGTTCACCGTCAGGCCGAGGATGCCGATCGGCACGATCAGCGCGACGAACATCCACAGCTCGGGCGCGAACGCGGCCACGATCTGCAGCACGCCGAAGGCGACGGCCGCCCCGGCGAGGAGCCGCAGCCGCGAGGTGCCGCGCCGGGCCGCGAGCAGCGCACCGGCCAGCGAGCCGATCGCCATGAGGGTGTTGAACAGCCCGTACATCCCCACGCCGCCGTGGAAGATGTCGTCCGCGAAGGCGCTCAGCCAGATCGGGAAGTTGAAGCCGAAGGTGCCGATGAAGCCGACGAGGACGATCGGCCAGATCAGCTCGGGGTTCTTCGACACGTAGTTCAGGCCTTCCCGCAGCTGCCCCTTGCCGCGCGACTTGCGCGGGGTGTGGTGCAGCTCGGCGGTACGCATCAGCAGCAGGCCGGTGAGCGGTGCGAGGAAGGACAGGCCGTTGGCGAGGAACGCCCAGCCCGGTCCCACGGCAGCGGTCAGCGCGCTCGCCACGGCGGGGCCGATGAGGCGGGCGGACTGGAAGTTGGCGGAGTTCAGCGAGACGGCGTTGCGGACCTGGTCGGGTCCCACCATCTCGGACACGAAGGACTGCCGCGTCGGGTTGTCGACGACGGTGACGAGGCCGGTGAAGAAGGCCGCGAAGTAGACGTGCCAGACCTGAACGTGCCCGCTCAGCGTCAGCGCCGCGAGGAAGAGCCCGCTGAGGCTCATCGCGCCCTGGGTCAGAAAGAGCAGGTTGCGCTTGGCGAAGCGGTCGGCGATCACGCCGCCGTACAGGCCGAAGAGCAGCATCGGCAGGAACTGCATGGCCGTGGTGATACCGACGGCCGCGGAGGATCCGGTGAGGCTGAGCACCAGCCAGTCCTGGGTGATGCGGGCCATCCAGGTACCGGTGTTCGAGACGACCGCGCCGGTCGCGAAGAGCCGGTAGTTGCGGATCTTCAGCGAGCTGAACATCGAGGTCTTGTGGGGGCGGACGGGCTTATCGAGGGCGGTTGGTGCGGGGGCGGAGTCTGCTCCGGATCCCGTACTCAAAGTGGCTTCGCCTCCTGGCGTACGTACGGCTCCCGCCGCCGGGGCGGCGGGAGTGCCCGCGGGGTGCCGCGGGGCTTGGGGGGGCAGCCCCCTAAAGGTGCGCGAGCTTCTCCAGTACGGGAGCGGCGGCGCGGAGCCGCGCCCACTCGTCGTCGTCGAGGTGCTCCGCCAGGCCGGCGAGCCAGGCGTTCCGCTTGCGGCGGCTCTCTTCGAGCATGGCCTCGGCGGTCTCGGTCTGGGTCACCACCTTCTGGCGGCGGTCCTCGGGGTGCGGCTCCAGCCGGACCAGCCCCTTGGCCTCGAGCAGCGCCACGATGCGGGTCATCGACGGCGGCTGCACGTGCTCCTTGCGGGCGAGCTCGCCCGGGGTGGCGGAGCCGCAGCGGGCGAGGGTGCCGAGCACCGACATCTCGGTGGGGCTCAGCGACTCGTCGACTCGCTGGTGCTTGAGTCGACGGGACAGGCGCATCACAGCGGAGCGCAGGGCGTTCACGGCGGCGGCATTGTCGCCATGGGAGAGGTCCGGCATGTTTGTTAGCGTAACTCATTACCCAAGCTAAAGACCACTTGGATTACCAGAAGTACGAGACCGAACCATTTCGTCACCCGAACGAGTGAGGTGACTTCGGAAAGTGACGCACCGGCCCGGGGCCGCCGAGGACCCTGTCGGACATGGGATCGCCAGTGCTCAGCCTGCGCATAGACGGTGAGCTGCTCGACCGGCTCCGACAGCACGCGGCCAAAAGAGGAATGAGCGTCCAGGACTATGTGGTCCGGACGCTCATTCGGGACGACTTCGACGAACGCTTCAAGGCGTCGGTCGAGGAGACGGAGAAGTTCTACGGGGCCGCGTGAGACACGTTCCGCCGACGGCCGCTACGTCAGGTTCAGCGCGGGCATCAGGTAGTAGAAGGCGAACACCGCCGACACCGCGTACATCGCGACCGGCACCTCGCGCCCGCGCCCGGCCGCGAGCCGCAGCACCGTGAAGGTGATGAAGCCCATGCCGATGCCGTTCGTGATCGAGTACGTGAACGGCATCATCAGCATCGTCACGAACGCGGGGATCGCGATGGTGTGGTCCGCCCAGTCGATCTGCCCGATGGACCCGGACAGGATCAGGAAGCCGACCGCGAGCAGCGCGGGCGTGGCCGCCTGGGACGGGACCATCGTGGCGAGCGGCGTGAGGAAGAGCGCGACGGCGAAGAGGCCGCCGGTGACGACGTTCGCGAACCCCGTGCGGGCGCCCTCGCCGACGCCCGCCGTGGACTCCACGAAGCAGGTGGTGGCGGAGGAGGACGAGGCGCCGCCCGCGGCGACGGCGATGCCGTCGACGAAGAGGACCTTGTTCATGCCGGGCATGTTGCCGTTGGCGTCGGTCAGCTTCGCCTCGTCACCGATGCCCATGATCGTGCCCATCGCGTCGAAGAAGCACGAGAGCAGCACGGTGAAGACGAAGAGGACGCCGGTCAGGACGCCGACCTTCTCGAAGCCGCCGAACAGGCTGATCTGGCCGACGAGCCCGAAGTCCGGCGTCGAGACGGGGTTGCCGGGCCACTCCGGACTGGTCAGACCCCAGGACGTGCTGTCGAGCCCGGCGGCGGCGTGGATGATCATCGCGACGACCGTCATGACGACGATGCTGAGCAGGATCGCGCCCGGCACCTTGCGCACGAGGAGCGCGAGGGTGAGCAGCACGCCGAGCACGAAGATGAGGACGGGCCAGCCGTTGAGGTGCCCGTCGCCGCCGAGCTGCAGCGGGACGGTGGTGTGCGCGGCGTCCGGGATGCGCGAGACGAACCCGGCGTCGACGAGGCCGATCAGCATGATGAAGAGGCCGATGCCGATCGCGATGCCCTTGCGCAGGCCCAGCGGCACGGCGTTCATCACGCGCTCCCGCAGCCCGGTCGCGACGAGCAGCATCACGACGAAGCCCGCGAGGACGACCATGCCCATGGCGTCGGGCCACGACATGCGGGGCGCGAGCTGGAGGGCGACGACGGTGTTGACGCCGAGGCCCGCGGCGAGCGCGATGGGCACGTTGCCGATGACGCCCATGAGGAGCGTGGTGAAGGCGGCGGTCAGCACGGTCGCGGTGACGAGCTGCTTGTTGTCGAGCTGATGCCCGTACATGTCCTTCGCGCTGCCCAGGATGATCGGGTTCAGCACGACGATGTAGGCCATCGCGAAGAAGGTGGCGAAGCCGCCGCGGACTTCCCTGGCGAGGGTCGAGCCGCGCTCCGAGATCTTGAAGAACGCGTCGAGGCCGTTCTGCGGGGCCTTCGGCGGCTCTTTACGGGCATCGACCGGAGCGCTGGCCGAGGAAGACATGGAGAACCTCATGACCTGTGAATGAAGAAGGGGAAGTGCCGAGCTTCGCGAACTTGTACCTTCATACGAAAGCAATCGGCCATTAACGAGCTGTTTCAGTATGAATACATGAAGCAGAAATCGCTATCTCCGCGCGTAGACCCCTACGGGGCAACGCGTGTACGGGCAGTGGGCAACACGTGTACGAGCCGACGGCCCCGCCTCGTAAGCTGTACGCATGGCGAAGTGGACCCCCAAGCACGAGGCGCCGGAGCCCCTGGAGGGCCCCGTGGTCTCCACCATCACCGGTGGCACGATCCTCTGGTTCGTCCTCTTCCTCGTCCAGCTGCCGTTCTACGGCTGGTTCGACGACCGCGACGCGACCTGGTGGGTGTGGACCTGCCTGGCCGGCGCGGGCCTCGGCCTCATCGGCATCTGGTACGTACGCAAGCGCGACGCGGCGATCAAGAGGTCGAAGGTCACACAGCCGCAGTAACCCCCCGACGGTCCGTACAACTATGGGACGGGTCACGTCCTACCCTGGTCGGATCTTTGGGGCATTCAAGGGGTGAAGCCGCAAGACCCCCCTTACCGTCGAATGCATGACGCATATCGACGCGGGCGCCGAGCTCGACCCGGTCCACCCGGTGCCGCCCCCCAAAGGGCGGGCCACCGGCCTGACCGCCGCGGAAGTGGCCGAGCGGGTCGCGCGCGGCGAAGTCAACGACGTACCGGTACGGAGCTCACGCTCGCTCGGCGAGATCGTCCGGGCCAACGTCTTCACCCGCTTCAACGCGATCATCGGCGTGCTCTGGGTGATCATGCTGTTCGTCGCACCGATCCAGGACAGCCTCTTCGGCTTCGTGATCGTCGCCAACACCGGCATCGGCATCATCCAGGAGTGGCGCGCCAAGAAGACGCTGGACAGCCTCGCCGTCATCGGCGAGGCCAAACCCACCGTGCGCCGCGACGGACGGGCCGCCGAGATCTCCGCCTCCGAGATCGTCCTCGGCGACCTCGTGGAGCTCGGGCCCGGCGACAAGATCCCCGTGGACGGCGAGGCCGTCGAGACCGACAGCCTGGAGGTCGACGAGTCGCTCCTCACCGGTGAGGCCGACCCCGTCATCAAGAAGCCCGGCGACAAGATGATGTCGGGCTCCTTCGTGGTCGCGGGCGGCGGCGCCTTCACCGCCACCAAGGTCGGCCGCGAGGCGTACGCGGCCCAGCTCGCCGAGGAGGCCAGCCGCTTCACCCTCGTCCACTCCGAGCTGCGCACCGGCATCTCCACGATCCTCAAGTACGTGACGTGGCTGATGGTGCCGACCTCCATCGGCCTGGTCATCTCCCAGCTCGTCGTCAAGGACGACAACTTCAAGGAGTCCATCGCCTACACGGTCGGCGGGATCGTCCCCATGATCCCGGAGGGGCTCGTCCTCCTCACCTCCGTGGCCTTCGCGATCGGCGTCATCCGGCTCGGCCGCCAGCAGTGCCTGGTGCAGGAGCTCCCCGCGATCGAGGGCCTCGCCCGCGTCGACACGGTCTGCCTCGACAAGACCGGCACCCTCACCGAGGGCGGCATGGACGTCACGGAGCTGCGCCCGCTGGGCGGTGCCGACGAGGCGTACGTACGCAGGGTCCTCGGCGCCCTCGGCGAATCCGACCCGCGACCCAACGCGTCGCTCCAGGCGATCATCGACGCCTACCCCGACAGCGAGGAGTGGCGCTGCACGGAGTCGCTGCCCTTTTCCTCCG
The sequence above is a segment of the Streptomyces sp. Je 1-369 genome. Coding sequences within it:
- a CDS encoding NCS2 family permease; the protein is MSSSASAPVDARKEPPKAPQNGLDAFFKISERGSTLAREVRGGFATFFAMAYIVVLNPIILGSAKDMYGHQLDNKQLVTATVLTAAFTTLLMGVIGNVPIALAAGLGVNTVVALQLAPRMSWPDAMGMVVLAGFVVMLLVATGLRERVMNAVPLGLRKGIAIGIGLFIMLIGLVDAGFVSRIPDAAHTTVPLQLGGDGHLNGWPVLIFVLGVLLTLALLVRKVPGAILLSIVVMTVVAMIIHAAAGLDSTSWGLTSPEWPGNPVSTPDFGLVGQISLFGGFEKVGVLTGVLFVFTVLLSCFFDAMGTIMGIGDEAKLTDANGNMPGMNKVLFVDGIAVAAGGASSSSATTCFVESTAGVGEGARTGFANVVTGGLFAVALFLTPLATMVPSQAATPALLAVGFLILSGSIGQIDWADHTIAIPAFVTMLMMPFTYSITNGIGMGFITFTVLRLAAGRGREVPVAMYAVSAVFAFYYLMPALNLT
- a CDS encoding ribbon-helix-helix protein, CopG family encodes the protein MGSPVLSLRIDGELLDRLRQHAAKRGMSVQDYVVRTLIRDDFDERFKASVEETEKFYGAA
- a CDS encoding MFS transporter is translated as MSTGSGADSAPAPTALDKPVRPHKTSMFSSLKIRNYRLFATGAVVSNTGTWMARITQDWLVLSLTGSSAAVGITTAMQFLPMLLFGLYGGVIADRFAKRNLLFLTQGAMSLSGLFLAALTLSGHVQVWHVYFAAFFTGLVTVVDNPTRQSFVSEMVGPDQVRNAVSLNSANFQSARLIGPAVASALTAAVGPGWAFLANGLSFLAPLTGLLLMRTAELHHTPRKSRGKGQLREGLNYVSKNPELIWPIVLVGFIGTFGFNFPIWLSAFADDIFHGGVGMYGLFNTLMAIGSLAGALLAARRGTSRLRLLAGAAVAFGVLQIVAAFAPELWMFVALIVPIGILGLTVNVTANSSVQMATDPEMRGRVMSLFMMVFTGGTPLGGPLFGWLADAYGVRISMAVGGLVCALAAAGVGLMLARAANLRLKVDLRRGRRHVQFVPRERELATAA
- a CDS encoding DUF2530 domain-containing protein, whose translation is MAKWTPKHEAPEPLEGPVVSTITGGTILWFVLFLVQLPFYGWFDDRDATWWVWTCLAGAGLGLIGIWYVRKRDAAIKRSKVTQPQ
- a CDS encoding MarR family winged helix-turn-helix transcriptional regulator, whose amino-acid sequence is MPDLSHGDNAAAVNALRSAVMRLSRRLKHQRVDESLSPTEMSVLGTLARCGSATPGELARKEHVQPPSMTRIVALLEAKGLVRLEPHPEDRRQKVVTQTETAEAMLEESRRKRNAWLAGLAEHLDDDEWARLRAAAPVLEKLAHL